A genomic stretch from Thermococcus sp. includes:
- a CDS encoding endonuclease NucS domain-containing protein: KPRETLEVELDEVYLITVFHAEDYAELALTGSEAEMAELIFENPELIEPGFKPLYREKPIRHGIVDVLGVDREGNIVVLELKRRRADLHAVSQLKRYVETLKEEHENVRGILVAPSLTSGAKKLLEKEGLEFRKLEPPKRGKNSKGKQLRLF; the protein is encoded by the coding sequence AAGCCGAGGGAAACTTTGGAAGTCGAGCTCGACGAGGTCTATCTCATCACCGTTTTCCACGCCGAGGACTACGCGGAGCTGGCCTTGACTGGAAGCGAGGCAGAGATGGCCGAGTTAATCTTCGAGAACCCCGAGTTAATCGAACCTGGCTTCAAGCCCCTCTACCGCGAGAAGCCAATACGGCACGGCATAGTTGACGTTCTGGGCGTCGATAGGGAGGGGAACATCGTCGTCCTCGAGCTGAAGCGCAGGAGGGCGGATTTACACGCGGTAAGTCAGCTCAAGCGCTATGTTGAAACACTTAAGGAGGAGCACGAAAACGTCCGGGGAATCCTCGTTGCACCTTCCCTTACTTCTGGGGCTAAAAAGCTCCTGGAAAAGGAGGGACTGGAGTTTAGAAAGCTGGAACCCCCGAAAAGAGGCAAGAATTCTAAGGGAAAACAGCTCAGACTCTTTTAG